One genomic window of Candidatus Paceibacterota bacterium includes the following:
- a CDS encoding glutaredoxin family protein: protein MKKITIYSTPTCTYCKMAKELLTEKGIPFESVDVQADIARRKEMIEKSGQMGVPVIDIDGEIMVGFDRDQLLAKAQG from the coding sequence ATGAAAAAAATCACCATTTATAGCACTCCTACGTGCACTTATTGCAAGATGGCTAAGGAGCTTTTGACTGAAAAAGGTATTCCTTTCGAGTCAGTGGATGTGCAGGCAGACATCGCTAGGCGCAAGGAAATGATTGAAAAAAGCGGCCAGATGGGCGTGCCTGTGATCGATATTGACGGTGAAATCATGGTTGGTTTTGATAGAGACCAGCTCCTCGCC